AGCTATAACTGCTACAGGATTGTTGgtatcaaattcattataTCTTGAAACTGAATCGTTGATTATAAGTCTTTTCATTGCCACGTTCAAGGAATTGTGTGACTCATTAGCGCTATCAATAAGCTCCTTTAACCGAACTAATAACTGTTCATGAGGAAGATAGTTGGATTTAGACATTGCACGTATCCATCACTTAGACTAGTTTGGTTAACTTTGCAACTTACAACTTCGTTAACCAATTTCATCTCGAGgtcaaaatattatcacCATGtttggtcacgtgatacaTCTGTGGCGTACCCCAGATctatttataatatataatacaaagCATGACCGAAGGCAGTCTAGTGGGTAGATGTTACATATTTTCGGTTTTATTTGCCCAATATTTCATGCCAGACCCGGGAGcaacatatataattgTACCTAAGCaatatttgcaaaattATATAAAAGCCAAGACATGTGTGTAGTATGAAGATCTACTCTCTGGCATTTGGCCATAAAATGACCAGTGCTCTAATGGGTGATTCTATTTCGAAGCAGCAGTTGATAAGTTTTGTGGGAGCATTTACAGTTGCCTTTACAACAGGAGCAACTCACATATACAGCATATATGCTCCTCAGTTACTCGAGCATTGCGGTATTCCTATGGAATCGGCGAAGCACCTGACTCTAGCTGTCAATGTCGGTTCTTTGGGGCTTGGCTTCATAGGTGGGATAATTACAGATCGCAAAGGACCTCAATTTTCATGTGGATTAGGTGCGGTAGCCAATTTCATGGCTTATATCTGTATGGGTTATTGTTACAAAAATCGTATAAGCAGCGATCTGCCACTGTGCGTGTGTTTTGCAGTCTTGTCATTCGGAAATCTGACAGCGTTCCTGGCGACTTTTAAGTGGTGTGCCCTTAATAGTTCCAATCACAAAGGGATTGTGTTGGGGGGTAGCTCTGCTCTACATGGGCTCGCTTCTATGATTTATTCTAATTTGATTTACAGACTTTTCGGTAATGACACTAGACGCATATTTCAGTTCATGCCAATCGCATCTTCGGCTCTGACGATTATTGGTTGCTTTACGTTAAAGGATCTCAATAGATCTGATGAACAGAAGCAAACTGGTAAGGGATCTCGTcttatttttcaagatgACGTCTTCCAAAGCACTGACGTTCATCTAACTTCTCCAGAGCAGCCTGCAGCGCAGGCGATGACTCGTGACTCTGAAGAGGCTGATGATTCTGAGACATTAAAACATGTATCTTGTGAGAGAACAGCGTTGATGTCATCCGTTAATATTACAGGTGAGTCGTATAATAGTTACAGGCTTAAAACGTCATGTTATCAAAATGAAGTGTCGGCGTCGTATGAAGCAGATCTTGAACAAGCGATGTTGTCACCAAACAGTTCTGACATTACAAAAGATCCAGAATCTGAGtttgaaaaggagaaaGTGTGGAAAACCTTTGTTAGCTATCACTTTATTTCGATGTTCATAATTATTGGTACTATTCAGGGGATGGCGACGATGTACACATATTGCATAGGTTATATTGTTGACGTTTTTTTGGCATCCAATCCGGATTTTAAGGTTAGCAGAAGAGAGAGTCAATCTTTTCAAGTTTCATTGATATCCGTTGCATCATGTGTGGCTAGGTTTACCACTGGTTTTGGCTCCGATATTCTCGTTAATAAGTTCCATGGACAAAGGGCGTGGTTAGTATTTCTTACCTGTGGGTTCATTTATTTGGCGGCTAGCAGAGTAATCGCTGACACATATGTTTTGACTGATATTTCTAGTCAATTAACCACCTCGGAAAAATATAAGAACTTATCTGCTGGATCTGTTCTTTTTGGCCTTGGCTTTGGAGTTCTATTCGGGGTATTACCCTCGTTAGTGGTGGAATTGTTTGGGGCTGGTAACTTCAGTAGCATGTGGTCCATTATGCTTACAGGATCTCTTTTAAGTGTAAATTATTTTACAGCAATGTTTACTGACGAAGTGAGTTCTAAAACACCACCAGATGCAAAATACTGTACTAGTGGAACTCAATGTTATGCTCACACCTTTCAATTAATTAAAGTATGTTCATTACTTGTGTCACTCCTGGTTCCGTTGCTGATCATCAAACAGAAACGCCTTGCTTTACGGATGCAGCAACATGACTCTTAATACATAGACAAGAATAATGGTTTCAGAGTCCAATTCGGCTGGGTATATTTATAAATCAGTAGGAATTACATAAAAGTAACAAATTTGTCAATGTAAAAGTGATTATACGCCATTGTTTGTATGTAAGTgtattataataaatttttCGTAACACTTGTGACAGCCATAATTTGACCgcctttttctttaacaatatgttcaacttcttcaggTGGCAATTCTTTACCATGTTGGtcaaaaaacttcttgGGTGCTGGATCGGCAATCAACGAGTCGATATCTAAATCAACACGTTCAGATTTCGCATCATTTGCCGCCTtattcttttcaacaacGGTATCCGTTGGTGTAATGAGTTGAGCTGCGCTAGCGTCTTCAGGCAACGATTTATAATCATCATAAGAATGTAAGAAATTTCCACATCCGTAATCCCAACCGCTCATCCATTGGCTCTTGGTACAAAGATCTTTAGTCCAGGGAGTTCCGTATATCAACGCTCTATATTGaacaaagaaatataataCAGATGCAACGAAAACCCCAATAATACCATATCCCAATGATGCTCTTTTTTTGGAGATTTGACTTACAATCATATCCATTCCATGAGCGAGAGCTAAAATTCCAAAATAATACGCTGGCAAATAGTGATGTAAGAACAACTGACGACTCATTAAGAAAGAAGGCGCGTAGTGAACGGCAAAACCCAACAGATAGTGGACAACTTGAATATGGAAGTTCAATACACGACTATCCTGTAAAATTGGGTTACCCAACTGCCAAGTAAATAATTCACGCAGACATAAGCCAAAAAACGCAGCCATGAAAAATGTAACAGCCCACCACAAAATAGCATTACCCATAAAGTAAACCTGCCTATGGTCTTTAGCCCAATAGGAAATACCACGCAATAACAAAGGCCAATTCAAAGGATCTGATTGATACACGTGGGGTTCTTTTAAATTCTTATTAATGTGCCACATTCTTTTGTGAGCCTCCAATAACTTGGACCAAAATGATGGAGTTTTGTAAGAAACCCTTGCTGAATCCTCTGGCAATAGTGGATTCGTGTTGCCTTCGATATACCATAGCGTTAAGTGAGGCTTTCCTTGCGTAGCACATGTAACTTCCTGCTGTTCAAACCCCCACTTTGGTAATTTTACTTCATGAGAAAACAACATACAACCAGTCATAGCATGTTTTAACCTAAATTTAGTTTCAATGGCCCTAATTCTCTCACGAGCTTCACCAGGAGCAGAAGAGTCTTTGTCAATTTCTACAATCCAATCATCATTCGCATCACCTTCAAATCCCTCAAATCCATAAGCAGACACTTCTTTTTGCCAATCGGAAGATTCGGAAACTGGTGGCTTATGATCGTGAGAATGTAATCTGTGTTTAGTCAGAATATGTTGGAGTCTAATTTTGGTACCGTCTTTTAGTCCTTCAAATGTTGTGGGAACCCTTGTGGTATCGTTGTAATATTGAATCAACCAGTCGTTGTTGTGATCCAGATGTGGATATAAGGTGATTTGTTGCTGTTTGGAGCCCCCCTCATAAACATGCTCATGGGAGTGCAAATAGCCCCCCATAGTTCCCACATGGCGAATAGTAACGGTGGAACCAATACCAACATCAGCTAGGATATTTGAAGGAATAGAATGGCCATTCAAAGAAGTTCTGAattctgaagaaaagaaCCCAGCTCCATCCGAGTAATTCTGTAAAGCTTGAAAATGgatattgaaaaacaaTAGGTATACGATACTAGGAATAACTAATAGGAAGAATAATTTGGCAGATGCCTGTTTCGCAATGGAGCTAATTGGCATCGTCAAATCACCAACTTGGAACCAGATTCTCCAGATACATAGTAAACCTACCCAGGCAACAGTAAATAATCCAACCCATTTGGACGAAAGTGCCAAACCGAGAGCCATACCAGTAGCAAACAAGCTCTTGTAAGATTGGATAGTGTTACTAGGATATAACTCAAACCTCTTGAAAGAATACACCGCAGCAGCAATAAAGAAGATCAATGGAGAGTCTaacaaaatatatcttgaaATCGTCACAAAAGAGTTCTCAACAGCAAAGCAAATGGCAGAAAGAAACGCAACCCTTGTCCGCACGCCAGATGCTCGCAAAGTCAAATACATTAAAAGAACAGTAGACGCTCCTAGTGCTGCAGCAAAACCTCTCATCAACACATATGGCACGCTTGACACATACGCATCCCCTATATTggcaaaatcaaaatctCCTTTAAACCCTGTTAGACTAGCAACACCAGCAAACAACATCTTCGCCAGCGGAGGATGAACATCCATAAAGAACGCTCCTCTGATATACTTAGAAGCAAATCCCCCAAAATgaacttcatcaaaaacaacagagTTTGGATATGATAACCTGTAAAATCTAACTACCACAGTCACAGCTAGAAGAATACCAATCAGCAACCTCTCTTCAGCACTATTAGGCGTACGCAAAGTCGATAGTTTTGGATCTGGCTCCGTAACTAAGAAGGGTCTTAAAGGACCCTTCTTAGTTTTCATTTCCAAAACAGGATCCTCAACGTCCAATTTAACTTCTTTATCTTTGGACATTATGTTGGACTTGTTGTGCAGGCTTAATGCTAGCAAGTAAGAGTAATGAATGAAGCACTGCTATGAATTTGCTTGTTATTTATGAATGcaagtaataataatattatttcaaTATCTGAAATAATTGTCAAGAACACGTATATCATGTTTTTTTCGTCCCGAAAACGAAACTCATGCAGGAACATACAGACAGCCGAACTCATTACGTTTGAAACAAAGGAACGCAGGGACATCGTTCCCATGTATTATGTGGGGCGCGACATTGGAGATTTGAGCAGGACTTGTAGGACGCCGTAAATACTTAGCCTAACTGTGCTGCTACATCCTGTCTCTGTTAACTCTTGGTGCGGTTTGCTTATACCTTAAAATATCCATGAAATCCAAGCTGGAGATGTTTCCTAATTTGTCATTTGTAACGGACTATGCAGTGTCCGGGTAACGGTATTTGGTGTTTTCTAGTTTTGTCCGGGTAATGTGTATTTTTCTTCAGACAGGCAGAGAGACTTATATAGAAAGGAAAACCAGGGTGGCAAACGAGATCTATAgttatttgtattttggAAATGATCGTTGAATCGGGTTAAATAGGGGATTAAGAGACGATAGTTAGTGAATAAGCAAGTTAAAGATGTCGATTGAACAGGCTAGGAAGTTAGCTGGTGTTAAAAAGTACGAAGAAGCGGAATCTGTTTATCTTTCTTTACTTAATGATGTCAAATTGCATGATAAGAGACATGCGCAGTTGCAGGAGCAATCCATTCTTGAGCTAGGACATATGTATGCTCTGTCGCACCAGTCAGATAAGTTAGCAGAATTTATTCCCAAGTCGCGAGAATTTATGATGCAGTTTGCGAAGTCCAAGACGGCGAAGGTGTTGAAGACGTTGATTGATCATTTTGAGTTGATTCCAAATACGTTACATAGACAGATTGAAGTTTGTAAGGAGTCGATTGAATTCGCTCAGGCTGAGAAGAGGGTATTTTTAAAGCATTCTCTTTCTGTGCGGTTGGCTACGTTGTACTATCAGGGAGCGCAGTACCATGACTCGctaaaattaattaacGATCTGTTGAAGGAGTTTAAAAAACTAGATGATAAGTCGTCATTGGTGGAAGTGCATTTATTGGAATCGAAGGTATACCATAAATTGCGTAATCTGGCCAAGTCCAAGGCTGCTTTGACAAGTGCAAGGACATCTGCAAATTCTATATATTGTCCTACACTAACTATGGCAGAGTTGGATCTAACGAGCGGTATTTTACATTGTGAAGATAAAGATTACAAAACGGCATTTTCCTATTTCTACGAATCTTTCGAAGCCTTCCACAATTCTGTCGACTCCTCGGAGAAGGCATGTCAAGTCTTAAAGTATATGCTGTTATCAAAGATTATGTTGAATCTAATTGACGAAGCCACAAACATTCTAAACGCCAAGTATACGAAGGAATCATATCAATCGCGTGGAATTGATGCAATGAAagctgttgctgatgcATACTCCCATAGGTCGCTATTGGAGTTCAATACAGCATTAAAGAATTACGAGGAAGAGCTTATGGGTGATGATTTGATCAGATCACACTTCAACGCCTTGTACGACACACTATTGGAGTCTAATTTATGCAAAATCATTGAACCATTCGAATGCGTCGAGGTATCGCATATATCTAAGATGATTGGATTGGACCCACAGCAAGTTGAAGGTAAGCTATCGCAGATGATCTTAGATAAGGTGTTCTACGGTGTTTTGGATCAAGGGAATGGCTGGCTATATGTCTACACCACCCCAGAGCAGGATGCCACATACGATTCTTCCTTAGAATTAATTGGTAAATTGAATAAAGTTGTGGAACAACTGTTTGAGAAGGCTAGTATTTTGAACTGAGTTCCCCTACGTATATGTATCTATAATGTGTGTAATTTATCAAGCATTCCACTGAAAAGACAAGTAATTACTAAATGACTACCTTGATCAGTCAAGCCCTACCGCTTTTAATACATTTTTGAGTAATGTCTGTTTCGTAGTATGAATTGTCCTCATGCTGATGGTCTTGTTCTATATTCTGATCTTGTCACCGTACGTTTATGGAGCTAATTTGTTAAGCGCAGCAGTTTACCTAATCGTGCTTCGCAAGACCTCAAAAAACTATCGAAAACGACAACTCTactgttttatttaatatacGACTTAAATAGGCTTACGGATGTCCACATACGGGAGAAGAACTTGGGATAGAGATGAGTATAAGCAATTAGCTAAAGAGAGAAATGTTACTTCCCATTTGGGTGAGTTGAACAGCGAACAGTTgcaaaagttgaagttaAAGTATACAGACTTCCATAAACTGATTCTTGATTCCATCAAGGATACGAAAAAACGGGTAATCACATCAGGATTGACGTCCTACAAAAAGGGGAAACAGTTTGGCTTTTATTGTGATTTATGTGATATGACTTTTAAGGATACATTACAATACATTGATCATTTGAGTCATAAGATCCATCAGATTAAATTTGAACAGATTTTTAACGAGCCTCTAATACTTGATCAGAGGGATAATGAACAGCTGCCTTTGGATGAATTTTCGAGGGAATATAAGTCCTTTGTGACtaaatttataaatgaAAATACATCTTTCAAGACagctaataaaaaaccaaGAAAACGCATTAAAATAAATGAGGAAAACACCACCGCCAACTTcaatgatggtgatggtgatggtgatggtgatgatataaGCAATATAATGGGGTTTGGTTCTTTTGGGACTACAAAAAAAGCTGCTTAACGTGAAATTGCTATATACAAGAGTTTCATTTACTTATACTTAAACAGTGTTTACTTTGTTAACTGTCTGGAAGTATTTAACCACCGGAGAATCCTCACTGCCCTTGTCCGTGAGAACAGAAGAAACCACGCAGACCTCgttttcaaatttaatTGCGTCCTTAATAGTTTCTGGGAAATTCTTGATATAAACTTCATCACCCTCATGGCACACTTCTTTCATGTACCTTCCTAATAACATAACTAGTGCACCATTTGGCAACTTTTGTAGATATTCTTCACCATAAGTATCATGCAAGTTGTTTAATAATGCCTCGTACTTATCATCCGGGATATTCCTATAGTGTTCTACTACTTCAGCTGGATTTATAACTTTGGCATTTTCCATGGAGCCAATCTTGTTCAATGGAACTCCCGGCATCAACAAATGGACTTTGAGATATCCTGATTTAAAAATGGaaacttttctttttaagCCTTGTATTATATTAACATACTCACTTTCGGAATAGTTGGTTTTGGGCTTCGTCTTTTCAAGTGACTTCACAGCCTGTACAAAGATGATCGACCCAATTACTGCAACGACGGCTATGCTTTTGAAACTTGGTGgttcatcttttttttgCACTTTCATGCTAAAAGAACGTGCACATCCATTCAATATCCTCGATCTTAAAGATGTGGATATAACTGAGCGAAACATCTAGCTATCTCACTGTTGAATTCGAACTTTTAACCTTGGAGAGGAGTATGGAAACCGGAAGATTTCGGTTTGCATTGAAACtcaacttttttatattgCAAGACATACAGGATAGTGCTCTGGAGAAACACTCAACAATCACATCAAATTAGATCCAATTCAGACTATCAGTAGTTGTCAATACTCAACTATGTAGCTTTAAAATCGAGGTCTTGAATCAGTTTTGTAGCTATTATAATGGAATAAATAACTATCACGTGTgatacatgtatatatggtGTACTGATGTTTCTGCGCTGCTTCACCAAATTTTCgttcaaaattgaaatacTTGATGGATGgattgatgatgaactCACTAAGGACTTCAAGTTTGAGTATTCACGCTTAGCTCTGGGGAAAAGGATGTCTTTAGTTCGTCTTGGATATGTTTGTGCGCATTTACAAAATTGCACGCGTGTGAGGATCGGTTTAACCTCTATTCCGTATACCAAGCTACATCTAAATTTTGCCTATAATCTATACAAGCATGGGTTCCTTTCCAGCTTGCAAAAAGGTTCTACGAAGGGCCCAGATGTAACCCAGGTGGATGTTACTCCGGACAATATATCCACTCGAAGGCTATGGTTGGGTCTTAAATATAGAGAAAACAAGCCCGTTTTGACCAGCTGTAGATTGATCTCTAAACCAAATTTGAGAATAAGATTGTCATGTGAAGATCTAAAAAAGCTATGTTCTGGGCGAAGTGTTAGATTGATCAAGCCTCTTCAACCTGGCGAATTGATTTTAGTAAAAGCTAATGATGACATACTGGAAATTAATGAGGCTATTTCCAAGAGAACTGGTGGCGAGGTACTCTGTAGAGTTAATTAAATGTTTACTACATTACAGATATACATGTACATAGCATACAacataaatacatatatagtACTATATGTACTATATTAATTTCATCGATGCTTTAAAATTCCACCACTGGACCACCGCCAAGGGATCTCCACTCGCTCATATCtatattccaattcttccacTTTATAATCATGTTTCTGTCTATAGGAGAGATGGACGTATGTCTGGGGGCATCTACCGGAGATGCAGAAGCAAACCGCGCAAATTGTACTGGTGTTACAGGTTCTGGATGCTGCATAACATTCACTGCAGATAGCGAACTAACTGCGTTAGAACTGGCCTTTTGTAACTCAGACTGCGTTGAAATAAGTTTCTCCTTTGTGGCGCTCAATTCAGCTTTGGTCGTAGCCAGCTCTGTAGAAAGTTCCTTAATTTGATCATTGAGCTCCTCAATCGTACTTTCTTGATCCATATTAATGAACTTAAGCTGTTTAATCTGCTTCTGAAGCTCGGAGATCTGCTTATCATACCCCTTAACAACAGTATCCTCTTTGGACTGTCTTATAGTCGTCATAAAATCATGCTCTGTCTCCTGCTCACCAAATAAATCATCCGTCTCAGCTACTTCTTTATCACTCATTACCTCTTTGTTCTGAGGAGTCACGACTGCAGAAGTAACAGACGAATGTGCAGATTCAACAGTCTGAGGCCCCGCATCCGACGTATTTGTGATTGTAGTATCAGTTTCTGGCAAACCCTCCACAGTGTCTTTCTCCtcttgcttcttttttttctctttcttctctttcttcttcttcttcaattcttctaCGCGTCTCCTAGCATCCTCTATCTTCTGTTCACGATCCTCATTCGACATTTCTTCTGTGTATCGCCATCCCTTTAGAGTTCATCATACTGGAAAGATCCGGAaagtcttcaaaacttgttcTTTCTAACGTCAACGCGATATCCACATCCCAACACGCCCAGACATTACCACACAAAAGCAGTAAATGACCCATTTATACATTCTTCTTTAAGCTTAAATGCTGTCTATGGTCCTTTAAATCCAATATGGTATTCATAAAAGCCTTAATTTTATAGTTGTAGCCCAATATTTACCATTAATCTCCCCAGTTTAAGATTGAAATTCTAAAGTTGAATTTGATGCTTGAAGTTATCTTACCGCAACAAAATTGTAAAACACCCATGCAGATTTGCATACAAGATAATATCCAAATGTTAGGTGTCTAGACACACCATTACAAATCTCAATTGCCTGGTAAACTACCTATAGATAGATCATTATTGGTATGCTTCGCTCCTCTTAAACTGCAAATCTCATTTGAATGATCGACGTTCGTTGATGGTGATTAGTAATTCACGGTGGCAATAAAGGACTGTTTAATTTATGTACTTCGGTGAAGTTTAAATAGTACATATTAATTTATGTTTAGTTATATTGATATAAAGCAGCGTACATCAGATCTAGTGTCAACTAGGGAATCATTCTATTTGgttaaaaaacaattataaGGTATTGTAATGGCTGAAGTTTCTGCTGAACCAAATCTACACTCTTTAATCACTTCTACGACTCATAAATGGATTTTTGTTGGTGGTAAAGGTGGTGTTGGTAAGACCACATCATCCTGTTCGATTGCAATCCAGATGGCGATCAATCAACCTGAGAAACAGTTCTTATTGATTTCGACTGATCCAGCGCATAATTTGAGTGATGCGTTTAACGAGAAGTTTGGTAAAGATGCTCGGAAGGTGACTGGTATGAATAATTTATCATGTATGGAGATTGACCCTTCGGCCGCATTGAAGGATGTCAATGATATGGCTGTTGCGAGCGATGTTGGTGACGACGGTTTATCGGAGCTATTCCAGGGGGGCGCATTGGCAGATTTGACTAGTTCCATACCAGGTATAGATGAAGCCCTATCATTTATGGAAGTTATGAAGCACATAAAGAGACAGGAGGAGGGTGAAAGCGAAAGATACGATGTAGTGATCTTTGATACTGCCCCCACTGGTCATACATTAAGGTTTTTGCAGTTGCCAAATACTTTGTCTAAGTTGTTGGATAAGTTTAGTACTTTGACTAGCAGATTGGGGCCTATGATAAATTCGCTAGCTGGGAACAGCAAAGTTGACGTGGTTTCGAAAATGAATGAATTAAAGGCtaatgttgaaaaaataaagcAACAGTTCACGGATCCAGATTTGACGACCTTTGTATGCGTCTGCATCAGTGAATTTTTGTCGTTGTATGAGACGGAAAGATTAATCCAAGAGTTGATATCTTACGATATGGACGTTAACTCCATCATTGTGAACCAGTTGTTGTTTGCGGAGAACGACAAAGAACACAACTGCACGAGATGTCAGTCAAGATGGAAAATGCAAAAGAAGTACTTGGCCCAGATTGATGAACTATACGAAGATTTCCATCTCGTTAAGATGCCATTATGTGCTGGTGAGATCAGAGGgttggaaaatttgaagagatttTCTCACTTTTTGAACAAGGAATACAACCCAGAAACCGATAACGAAGTTATTTATcaattggaacaaaatACTTAGAAGCAATTGTAATCCCAGTAGCTAATGAAGAATCTTGGGGTTCACTActaaaatttaaaaattgaGGAATTCGTATACGAATAAGAATCCTTTTTATCAATAACTACTCTTGATGTAGTAGTAAGTAAATGgcttttgttttttttcgCAGCCCAAC
This Eremothecium cymbalariae DBVPG#7215 chromosome 5, complete sequence DNA region includes the following protein-coding sequences:
- a CDS encoding uncharacterized protein (similar to Ashbya gossypii ADR278W) codes for the protein MKIYSLAFGHKMTSALMGDSISKQQLISFVGAFTVAFTTGATHIYSIYAPQLLEHCGIPMESAKHLTLAVNVGSLGLGFIGGIITDRKGPQFSCGLGAVANFMAYICMGYCYKNRISSDLPLCVCFAVLSFGNLTAFLATFKWCALNSSNHKGIVLGGSSALHGLASMIYSNLIYRLFGNDTRRIFQFMPIASSALTIIGCFTLKDLNRSDEQKQTGKGSRLIFQDDVFQSTDVHLTSPEQPAAQAMTRDSEEADDSETLKHVSCERTALMSSVNITGESYNSYRLKTSCYQNEVSASYEADLEQAMLSPNSSDITKDPESEFEKEKVWKTFVSYHFISMFIIIGTIQGMATMYTYCIGYIVDVFLASNPDFKVSRRESQSFQVSLISVASCVARFTTGFGSDILVNKFHGQRAWLVFLTCGFIYLAASRVIADTYVLTDISSQLTTSEKYKNLSAGSVLFGLGFGVLFGVLPSLVVELFGAGNFSSMWSIMLTGSLLSVNYFTAMFTDEVSSKTPPDAKYCTSGTQCYAHTFQLIKVCSLLVSLLVPLLIIKQKRLALRMQQHDS
- the MRPS8 gene encoding mitochondrial 37S ribosomal protein uS8m (similar to Ashbya gossypii ADR283W), coding for MFLRCFTKFSFKIEILDGWIDDELTKDFKFEYSRLALGKRMSLVRLGYVCAHLQNCTRVRIGLTSIPYTKLHLNFAYNLYKHGFLSSLQKGSTKGPDVTQVDVTPDNISTRRLWLGLKYRENKPVLTSCRLISKPNLRIRLSCEDLKKLCSGRSVRLIKPLQPGELILVKANDDILEINEAISKRTGGEVLCRVN
- the SNU23 gene encoding U4/U6-U5 snRNP complex subunit SNU23 (similar to Ashbya gossypii ADR281W) gives rise to the protein MSTYGRRTWDRDEYKQLAKERNVTSHLGELNSEQLQKLKLKYTDFHKLILDSIKDTKKRVITSGLTSYKKGKQFGFYCDLCDMTFKDTLQYIDHLSHKIHQIKFEQIFNEPLILDQRDNEQLPLDEFSREYKSFVTKFINENTSFKTANKKPRKRIKINEENTTANFNDGDGDGDGDDISNIMGFGSFGTTKKAA
- the GET3 gene encoding guanine nucleotide exchange factor GET3 (similar to Ashbya gossypii ADR285W), with translation MAEVSAEPNLHSLITSTTHKWIFVGGKGGVGKTTSSCSIAIQMAINQPEKQFLLISTDPAHNLSDAFNEKFGKDARKVTGMNNLSCMEIDPSAALKDVNDMAVASDVGDDGLSELFQGGALADLTSSIPGIDEALSFMEVMKHIKRQEEGESERYDVVIFDTAPTGHTLRFLQLPNTLSKLLDKFSTLTSRLGPMINSLAGNSKVDVVSKMNELKANVEKIKQQFTDPDLTTFVCVCISEFLSLYETERLIQELISYDMDVNSIIVNQLLFAENDKEHNCTRCQSRWKMQKKYLAQIDELYEDFHLVKMPLCAGEIRGLENLKRFSHFLNKEYNPETDNEVIYQLEQNT
- the PMT1 gene encoding dolichyl-phosphate-mannose-protein mannosyltransferase PMT1 (similar to Ashbya gossypii ADR279C), whose translation is MSKDKEVKLDVEDPVLEMKTKKGPLRPFLVTEPDPKLSTLRTPNSAEERLLIGILLAVTVVVRFYRLSYPNSVVFDEVHFGGFASKYIRGAFFMDVHPPLAKMLFAGVASLTGFKGDFDFANIGDAYVSSVPYVLMRGFAAALGASTVLLMYLTLRASGVRTRVAFLSAICFAVENSFVTISRYILLDSPLIFFIAAAVYSFKRFELYPSNTIQSYKSLFATGMALGLALSSKWVGLFTVAWVGLLCIWRIWFQVGDLTMPISSIAKQASAKLFFLLVIPSIVYLLFFNIHFQALQNYSDGAGFFSSEFRTSLNGHSIPSNILADVGIGSTVTIRHVGTMGGYLHSHEHVYEGGSKQQQITLYPHLDHNNDWLIQYYNDTTRVPTTFEGLKDGTKIRLQHILTKHRLHSHDHKPPVSESSDWQKEVSAYGFEGFEGDANDDWIVEIDKDSSAPGEARERIRAIETKFRLKHAMTGCMLFSHEVKLPKWGFEQQEVTCATQGKPHLTLWYIEGNTNPLLPEDSARVSYKTPSFWSKLLEAHKRMWHINKNLKEPHVYQSDPLNWPLLLRGISYWAKDHRQVYFMGNAILWWAVTFFMAAFFGLCLRELFTWQLGNPILQDSRVLNFHIQVVHYLLGFAVHYAPSFLMSRQLFLHHYLPAYYFGILALAHGMDMIVSQISKKRASLGYGIIGVFVASVLYFFVQYRALIYGTPWTKDLCTKSQWMSGWDYGCGNFLHSYDDYKSLPEDASAAQLITPTDTVVEKNKAANDAKSERVDLDIDSLIADPAPKKFFDQHGKELPPEEVEHIVKEKGGQIMAVTSVTKNLL
- the BUG1 gene encoding Bug1p (similar to Ashbya gossypii ADR284C), which gives rise to MSNEDREQKIEDARRRVEELKKKKKEKKEKKKKQEEKDTVEGLPETDTTITNTSDAGPQTVESAHSSVTSAVVTPQNKEVMSDKEVAETDDLFGEQETEHDFMTTIRQSKEDTVVKGYDKQISELQKQIKQLKFINMDQESTIEELNDQIKELSTELATTKAELSATKEKLISTQSELQKASSNAVSSLSAVNVMQHPEPVTPVQFARFASASPVDAPRHTSISPIDRNMIIKWKNWNIDMSEWRSLGGGPVVEF
- the RPN6 gene encoding proteasome regulatory particle lid subunit RPN6 (similar to Ashbya gossypii ADR280W); the protein is MSIEQARKLAGVKKYEEAESVYLSLLNDVKLHDKRHAQLQEQSILELGHMYALSHQSDKLAEFIPKSREFMMQFAKSKTAKVLKTLIDHFELIPNTLHRQIEVCKESIEFAQAEKRVFLKHSLSVRLATLYYQGAQYHDSLKLINDLLKEFKKLDDKSSLVEVHLLESKVYHKLRNLAKSKAALTSARTSANSIYCPTLTMAELDLTSGILHCEDKDYKTAFSYFYESFEAFHNSVDSSEKACQVLKYMLLSKIMLNLIDEATNILNAKYTKESYQSRGIDAMKAVADAYSHRSLLEFNTALKNYEEELMGDDLIRSHFNALYDTLLESNLCKIIEPFECVEVSHISKMIGLDPQQVEGKLSQMILDKVFYGVLDQGNGWLYVYTTPEQDATYDSSLELIGKLNKVVEQLFEKASILN
- the AIM36 gene encoding Aim36p (similar to Ashbya gossypii ADR282C), whose product is MFRSVISTSLRSRILNGCARSFSMKVQKKDEPPSFKSIAVVAVIGSIIFVQAVKSLEKTKPKTNYSESEYVNIIQGLKRKVSIFKSGYLKVHLLMPGVPLNKIGSMENAKVINPAEVVEHYRNIPDDKYEALLNNLHDTYGEEYLQKLPNGALVMLLGRYMKEVCHEGDEVYIKNFPETIKDAIKFENEVCVVSSVLTDKGSEDSPVVKYFQTVNKVNTV